A single region of the Plutella xylostella chromosome 7, ilPluXylo3.1, whole genome shotgun sequence genome encodes:
- the LOC119690862 gene encoding MICOS complex subunit Mic10 isoform X1, which translates to MVADTRDFEERYSACFKDFALKIAAGAIIGSMAGGFFLRGYGRWPTALGGGVGFGAAYINCERSLNSYLVGHDQKACRIKKRP; encoded by the exons ATGGTGGCAGACACTAGAGATTTTGAGGAACGATACTCGGCGTGCTTCAAGGATTTTGCTCTGAAAATTG CGGCCGGAGCAATAATCGGCAGCATGGCAGGCGGCTTCTTCCTGCGCGGCTACGGGCGCTGGCCCACGGCGctgggcggcggcgtgggGTTCGGCGCGGCCTACATCAACTGCGAGAGGAGCCTGAATAGCTACCTCGTGGGTCATGACCAGAAGGCGTGCCGGATTAA AAAAAGGCCTTGA
- the LOC119690862 gene encoding MICOS complex subunit Mic10 isoform X2, whose translation MVADTRDFEERYSACFKDFALKIAAGAIIGSMAGGFFLRGYGRWPTALGGGVGFGAAYINCERSLNSYLVGHDQKACRIKKRP comes from the exons ATGGTGGCAGACACTAGAGATTTTGAGGAACGATACTCGGCGTGCTTCAAGGATTTTGCTCTGAAAATTG CGGCCGGAGCAATAATCGGCAGCATGGCAGGCGGCTTCTTCCTGCGCGGCTACGGGCGCTGGCCCACGGCGctgggcggcggcgtgggGTTCGGCGCGGCCTACATCAACTGCGAGAG AAGCCTGAATAGCTACCTCGTCGGTCATGACCAGAAGGCGTGCCGGATTAA AAAAAGGCCTTGA